In the genome of Proteobacteria bacterium CG1_02_64_396, the window ATAGGGGCCCAACAGCAGATTTTTGCTCCGTGCCTGCATGGCTGCGGTGAGCACCCGCTCCCAGGGCCAATCCTCCTCGTTGAGCACCGTGACCTCCAGCGCCGGGATCCAACCCTCGGGCAGATCGATCCCATCGAGGTGCAGGGCGTCGACCACCTCACCCCCCTCGATGTGGACCCAGCGGTTGCCCGCGACCCAGTGGTACCACCCCTGCGCTTGTTTGCCCAACAGTTGGGCCAAACCGTGTTCGGGCAACACCAGCCGCTGCGGCTCCCAACCGGCCTCACGCAGGATCGACAGCCGCTCTTGCAGCAGCGCTTCGGGTAGCGCCGCCGCCAACACCGGCACCGGTTTGCCGTGCCCCGCAGGCAAAGATGCGACGAACCAACCCCGCATCTCGCCGGGCCAGAGATCCTCGACCGCGCCGGTCGCCAGCACCTGCAAGCGGGCGTCGCGCACCGGCAAGGTCATGGCCCGAACCGGCAAGGGATCGCACCACACCAGGGTGCGCAGCCGGGGGGGGGGCTCGGGCAATGCAGCAACGCTCTCCAGCCGCATCTGTCCCTCGGGGGTGATGAGGTAGAGCGCCTGGCCATCGAAGGCCAGCGCCGCCTGTTGGGTGCGGACCGCCGTCACCACAGGGGGACCTCCTGACGGATCGTCTGGATCGTCGTGCCGTTGCGGCGCACCCAACGGATCACCGTCGCTTGGGCGCGGCCAAAGCGGGCGGTGGCGCTGATGCGGAAGAGGTCGCTTTTCACGTCGAAAACTCCCTGGGGGGTGGTGAGACCACTCAACACCTGAAGGTTGTACATGGTTGAAACCGCGTCGAACGGCCGTTCATGAATCACCTGCTCGGCAATTCCAAGGCTGGTATCGATCGCTGCGGCCAGCACCTGGGGCGAGGCGGTATTGACATTGATGGTGTGGTTGACCCCCGGATCGACGGCCATCACCAGGGGCCGCAGCACCTTCTGCACCTCGGGATCGCCCAACCCCGGCAGCCGCCAGATCTCGGCGTCGGTGTCGAACCAGCCGTTGCGGGGTCCACCGTCGGTGTATCCCGCCCCCTCATCACCACTGGGACGGGGTTCAACATCGGGATCAAGGGCGTCTGCAACCACCAGTGCCAATGGCCCCGGCGCCCCCTGGTTTTGCAGCAGCCGCGACAAGATGTCGATATGGGTCACCGAGGCGGTACCGTTGCCGCTGGCCTGAGCCTCCCAAATTCGGTTGACGTTGAAGTAGCGGTTGCCGTCCTCGATCTGTACCGCCACCACCCCGTCCTCAACCGGGAAGGGGGGCAGAACCTGAGCCCAATCCTCGCTCAGATCGTCCTGTTTCTGGGTCTCACTCCCCTTGGCATCCTCGATCAGCAGCGCCTCGGCGGCGGCGGCGCCGCCACGGGCGACCTCGAAGGCGCGGTTCCAATCCTCGGTATTGGTGGCCCTGCGTACCGAAATCTGGGTATCGGTCAGCGCCTGGGTCACCAGCACGGTCAACACCGCGATCAGCCCCACCACGATGAGTAAGATCGCACCGCGTTCGTTGCTCCGCCCCCTCATCGGCTCACCGCCAAAACCTGGCTACCGCCTTGAAACCACAGGGTGAGGCGCAGCCCCACCGGGGCGGCGACTCCGGTTTGGTTGTCCCAATTGGGTTGGGGGGTGGCCGAACCGCTCTTGTAGAACTCGACCTGCCCGCCGGTCAGACCGGTTAGGACCGTTTCCTCCGGTGGGGTTTGGATCCCCTCCCAGGCCATGGGGAGGGTGCGGCGCACCAGGCGGTAGCGCACATCCCCCCCCTGGCTGCGGTCCTCTTCGACCATGGCCCAGATGATCCTTTGCAAATTGCTGCCGCTGTCGAAACCGGTCAAACGGCCCGTCCCGCCCCAACTTAAAGAGAAGCTCCCCCCCTCGGTCAACCGCACCAAGTCGGCTTGAAAAGGGGGGAGATCCTTGGGGAGCTTGTCGTTGGCGGGGTCCCGCTCGACGAGGGCAAAAAAGTCTCGTTGCAGCGCCAGCCCCGCCCGGTCGAGGGCGGCGCTGGCCCCCGCCGCCTCCCGCCGCGCCTGCTGGCCGCTGCCGACCTGGGCCTCGATGCCGAACAGAAAACCCGCCATCACCGCCCCGATCCCAAGGGCAACCAACAGCTCGATCAGGGTGAATCCACCGCTGTTTTGGGGCCGCATCACTTGCGCACCAGGGTTATCAAGGTGACCAGCGGGGCATCCTCGCCAGGACGGGCGACCTCGATGTTCACCTGCCTGAGGTCGGCGGTCAGGCTCGGGAGCAGCACTCGGTTCCAGGTCAGGGTTTTGTCCTCGGTTTCGCCGTGATCCTCGCGCAGGGCGTTGAAGGGGATCTGCCGGGCTTCGAGCAGCATCTGCCGCGCCAGCGCCGTGGCCTTGATGTGCTCCTCGACCACCAACTGCTGCTGCAACGAGCGGGCGTGCCCTTCAAGCAGTGCGACCAACGCCACCGCCGCCAGGGCGAGCGCCACCATGACCTCCAATAGGGTGAAGCCGCGGTTGGACCGAAGCGGTGTCACGGCGCCCTGCCTTGGCTTTCGATGCGCACCGGATCGATCCCCGGCGCAATGGTGAGCACCCGCTGTTGATCTCCGGCAACCAGCACCACCTTGCCCGCCGGGATTACCCCGGTGGGGAGGATCAAAAACACCGGGGAGCCGTCCAGGCCGACCGCCGCCCCCAACTTCACCTGGGGCGGCAGGGTGTGGGGGGCGAAGGGGCGCTCGCGCATCAGGATCCCCTCCGGCGGCTTGCCATCGCTCGATCCCCCCAGATTTTGGGGCAGTTGCAGCCAGCGGTAACTCCCCTTTTCAAGGTCGAATTCCAACCGCACCGCCTGGGCAGTCACCGCCGTCTCGTCGGCCATCGCTCGGATCGTTTTGGCCAACCGGTCGGACTCGTCGTCGAGCAGCGCCGCGTTGGGATCCCCCACCAGGGTTGCGGTGAACAGACCGATGGTCAGGGAGATGATCGCCATGGTGGCCACCAGCTCCAGCAGGGTGAAGCCCCTGTGGCGGCGGCCATTCATCGTCAGTTGTCGAGATTCCAAGAGCCGATGTCGGCATCGAGCCCGTCGCCGCCGGGCGCACCGTCGGCCCCCTGCGACCAGATGTCGACCGAACCATGGGTGCCGGGGCTCAGGTACAAGTAGGGGTTACCCCAGGGGTCGTTGGGCAGCTTGTTGACGTAGCCCCCCTGCCGCCATTTTTTGGGGGCGGGCTCTCCGGAGGGCTGGCTCACCAGCGCCTCCAGCCCCTGATCGGTGCCGGGGTAGAAGCCGTTGTCGAGCCGGTACATGTCCAGCGCCCCGTTGAGGCTTTGAATATCGACCTTGGCCTTGGTCACCTTGGCATCGTCGGTGCGGCCCAGAATTTTGGGGGCGACCAGTGTGGCGAGCACCGCCAGAATGACGATGACCACCATGATTTCGATCAGGGTAAAGCCCGCCTCGGAGGAGCGGGGGGGGGCGTGTCGCTTCACGTTAAACTCCTTTGAAATCACTGTTTGAGCCAGAAATCGTTGCTTCTTAAAGGGTCGTCGATCCGCACTCCGGCGGAGGTTTCGACAAAGGGGCCGCGAAAACGCTGATCGGCCTCGTGAATCAGCCGGTCGACCGTCAGCCCAATGCCAAGCAGCCCCCCATGTTGGGCCACCGCCTGCCCGGCGTAATGCAGGCAGTTGGGGTGGGAGGGGCAGCGGTCGCCGTCGATCTGCGACAAGGTCTTGCCGTAGATCTGCATGAAGACCCGTCCGGGGGTCGGCTCCGGCTCAGCCCAGGCGGAGCCCGCCGCCAGGAGCGCCGCCACGGTCAGTGCTGTACCCATTGTTGCCTGCTTCACGGCATGCTCCAGCCGCCCGGCATGGTGTCGTGGGGCCACCGCAGCCGCTCCTCTCGGTTCTGCCGCTGCGCCAGCGAAACCGCCGAGAAGATCGTGCCGCCGTACCAGGTCACCGTCACACTCCCCAGCAGCAGCCCCAATCCCCACTCTTTTTTGCGCACGGTGTCGGCGGTGGCGGCCATGAGCAGGGCGTTGACCCCGAAGGCGGTCAGGGCGTCCATGGGACGGTCGAGGTAGAGATGTCCGGCGCCGGGGATGAGCGACAGCCATCCCGCCTTGTCGGGGGCGTAATACTTGGGGGGGTGGTCCCAGGCTTTACGCCGCCATAGTTCGG includes:
- a CDS encoding type II secretion system protein GspG; translation: MVVIVILAVLATLVAPKILGRTDDAKVTKAKVDIQSLNGALDMYRLDNGFYPGTDQGLEALVSQPSGEPAPKKWRQGGYVNKLPNDPWGNPYLYLSPGTHGSVDIWSQGADGAPGGDGLDADIGSWNLDN